The Ornithinimicrobium faecis region AGGTGACTCATCCACCCGTGGTCCGTATGCGGATCGCTCACCTCCCGCGGATCGGTCGCCCCGAGCGTCGCTCACCTCCCGCGGATCGGTCGCCCCGAGCGTCGCTCACCTCCCGCGGATCGCTCGCCCGGTCAGTCCTCGTGCAGGGGGTTGAGGATCCGGTCCAGGAACTGTCGGGTGCGCCGGTGCCGCGGGTTGGTGAACATCTCCTGTGGCGAGGAGCGCTCGACGATCACCCCACCGTCCATGAACAGCACCTCGTCGGCGGCGGCCCGGGCAAAGCTCAGCTCGTGGGTGACCACGACCATCGTCCACCCCTCGTCGGCCAGCTCCTTGATGACCGTGAGCACGTCACCGACGAGCTCGGGGTCCAGGGCCGAGGTCGGCTCGTCGAAGAGCAGCAGGCTCGGCTTGAGCGCAAGAGCACGCACGATGCCGACCCGCTGCTGCTGCCCGCCGGAGAGCTGGAACGGATAGACGTCCCGCTTGTCCAGCAGGCCCACCCGGCTCAGCAGGGCCTCCGCCTCGGCGATGGCCTGCGCCCTGGGCACCTTGTGCACCTGGACGGGACCCTCGATGACGTTCTGCAGCACGGTCTTGTGCGGAAAGAGGTTGTGCTGCTGGAAGACCATGGCCGATCGGTCGCGCAGGGCCAGACGGTCCTGCTTGCGCAGCCGCCCACCGAAGTCGAGCGAGGGCCCACCGGCAAACTCGATCTGGCCGCCGTCCGGGATCTCCAGACCGTTGAGCGAGCGCAGCACGGTGGTCTTGCCCGAGCCGCTCGGCCCGATCAGCACGACCACCTCGCCGCGGCGCACGGTGAGGTCGATGGAGTGCAGCACCTCCAGGTCACCAAAGCTCTTGCTCAGGCCCCGGGCCTGCAGGAGCACCTCCCCGGTGGGCCCACCCGCGGGACCACCGGGTGAGGTGAGGGGACTGCTCGGGTCAGTGGGCGACATACCGGTCCAATCGTGTCTCGAGCATGCCCTGGGCGGTCGACAGCACCAGGCAGAACACCCAGTAGACCAGGGCGGCTTGGATGTAGAGCACCATGAACTCCTGGGTGAAGGCGGCGATCTTCTGGGCCTCGCGGAACAGCTCGGTCACCAGGATCATCGAGGCCAGTGAGGTGTCCTTGACCAGGGAGATGAAGGTGTTGGACAGCGGGGGCACCGACACCCGGGCCGCCTGCGGCAGGATCAGCCGGCGCAGGGACTGGCTGTGGCTCATGCCGATGGTGTAGCCCGCCTCCCACTGGCCCTTGGGCACCGACAGGATCGCGGCCCGGATCACCTCTGCCGCATAACCGCCGACGTTGAGGGAGAAGGCCACGATGGCGCTGGGCCAGGGGTCGATCAGCACCCCGAGGGAGGGCAGGCCATAGAAGATGACGAACAGCTGCACCAGCAGGGGCGTGCCGCGGATCACCGAGATGTAGGCGCGGGCCAGCCACGACACGAACCGGTTGCCGGACAGCCGCATCAGCGCCACGACGAGCGCCAGCACCAGCCCGATGGCGAAGGACGCCAGGGCCAGCGGGATGGTGCCGGTCAGCCCGCCGCGGACGATGGGCCACAGCGAGTCCAGGAAGAGTTGCCAGGTGTCGGTCACGAGGTCAGGTCCTCAGCTGGTGCGGGTCACTGAGAGACGTCGGCGCCGAAGTACTTCTCGCCGAGCTCGGCCAGTGTGCCGTCCTCCGCGAGCCCGGCCAGGGCCTCGTCGAAGGCGCCGACCAGCTCCTCCTTGTCCTGCCCGAACGCGAAGGCGTTGAGCGAGGCCTCGTCGAGCTCGGCGGCGATCGCGATCGGGCTGTCCGGGTGCTCCTTGGTGTAGTCCAGGAAGGTCAGGGAGTCGTTGACGGTCGCGTCGACCCGGCCCTGCTCCAGCAGCGCGACGGCCTGGGCCCAGCCCTCGACACCCTCGACGTTGGCACCAGCGCCCTCGGCGATCTTGCCCCAGTTGCTGTTGAGCGACTGGGCGGTGGTCTTGCCGTCCAGGTCGGTCAGGCCGCTGATGTCGGTGGTGTCTTCTGGGATCACGATGACCCCGGGGGAGACGGTGTAGGGCTCGCTGAACAGATAGCTCGCCTCGCGCTCGGGGTTGATCGAGACCTGGTTGGCGATCACGTCAAAGCGTCCGGCCTCCAGCCCGGCAAACAGGGCGTCCCACTGGGTCTCCTGGTATTCGATCTCCAGGTCCAGCTTCTCGGCGACCGCCTCGACCACATCGATGTCATAGCCAGTCAACTCGCCGGCCCCGCCCTCGTGGAAGCTGAACGGGCGGTAGGTGCCCTCGGTCCCCACGACGAGGACACCCTCGTTGGCCAGGCCGTAGGCGGAGCCGCTGGCGGCGGCCTGCCCGTCACCGTCGTCGCTCGCCTCGCCACTGCTGGAGCAGGCGGCGAGGGCGAGCGCGGAGGCAGCGAGGGTGACGGTGAGGGTGCGGTTGAGCGACATCTTGCGGGTGTCCTTCTGGTCGTGGATGGGGCTTGGTGCCCGATCTCGCAACGGCCCAGTGAAGCACTCCATTCCCAAGAGTGTGAAATGAATATCCAAACCTTGGCTTATGAGCGGTGGTGGGGCTCAGGCCGGCTGGCCGAGGAGCTCGCGCAGCTTGTCGGCTCCCCGGTGCCCTGGGGCGACGCCGTCGACGATGGTGACGATCCCGGTCGAGTTGTCGGTGCGCAGGGGCAGGATGGCCTGATAGGCGGGGGAGGCATACCAGGCCAGCGCCGACTCGCGGTCCGGGAAGGCGATGACCACGATGTCGCCGTCCCACTCGCCCTCCTGGGGTGACAGGGCACCACCGTGGATCAGGAACTGGCCACCAAAGGGCTCCAGGGTGGCGTCGATGCACCGCATGTAGCGCGCGATCTGGTCGCCGAACTGGATCTCGCGGAGGTAGCCGATGGCGTAGGCGGGAAGGCTCATGAGGATCTCCTGTGGGTCTGGCCGGCCACGGGGTGTGGCCGCTGCACACCAGTCCACGACAAATCGGTCGAGCCGTCGATGACCTGACAGGTAATCTCCGCGGGGATGACACACGCAGCGGGCCACCTGCTCAGGACCTGGCGACACCGGCGGCACCTCTCCCAGCTGGAGCTGGCCCACCGGGCGCAGGTCTCACCGCGCCATGTCAGCTTCGTGGAGACCGGCCGGTCCCGACCGACCGTGGAGATGGTGCTCCGGCTGTGCGATCAGCTCACGGTCCCGCTGCGCGAGCAGAACCAGGTGCTGCTCGCGGCTGGTCACGCGCCGGCCCATCCGGAGCACCGGCTGGACTCGCCACCGATGGAGCAGGTCAGCGCCGCGATCGACGGCATCCTCGCGGCACACCTGCCCTTTCCCGCGCTGGTCGTAGACCGGCGGTGGGACCTGGTTGCGGCCAACGATGCGCTCTATGGGCTGCTGGACGGTCTGCCCGATCACCTGCTGGTGCCGCCGGTCAACGTCATCCGGTTGAGTGTGGACCCGGTCGGCCTGGCACCCAGGATCGTGAACCTCGACCAGTGGCGCACGCACCTCATCCACCGGCTGCGGCGCGAGCACGATGCCAGCGCAGACCCCGACCTGGCCAATCTGCTCACCGAGGTGGGTGACCTGCCGGCGATGCACACTGCTCCCGCGGAGTCGATGCCGTTGCTCGTGCCCCTGCGGCTGCGAGTGGGTGACGACGTCCTGTCCTTGCTCTCCACGACAACGGTCTTCGGCACGCCTCACGAGGTCACCCTGTCCGAGCTGGCGATCGAGGCCTTCTATCCCGCGGATGATTCGACCCGGAAGCTGTTGCTCCAGGGCTAGCTCAAGGCCGGGTCGTCGCTGCTCAGAGGGTGACCTCGCCCTCCCAGCAGGTCGGCGCGCAGTTCGGCCCGTTGGGCTGGTCGCGGGTGAAGGTGAGATCGCCAGCGTGGTCGACCAAGGCTGCGTCGTCATCGCGCACGGTCAGCGTCACCAGGTGAGTTCCCTCCCAGTCGGCATCCTCGGGGGGAGTCAGATAGATGGTATCGGACGCGGGGTCCAGCACCAGGCCGTCCGCCACCTGACCGTTGACCTCGCCGGCCTCGGAAACCTGCAGAGTCCCGGACTGGCACACGCCGTCGGCGCAGGCCTCGACCTGGTAAGGCACGTCCGGCTGCAGGTCGGCAGCCACGTGGAAGGTCACCAGGTTGCCGCACCCCTCATCGGTGCAGTTGGCACACGAAGGCATGATCGCGGCGGCCAGCGTCAGCACCCCTCCCAGGAGTGGCAGCGCACCGCCGGTCCATCTCATGGCCGCAGAGTATCCAGGATCTTGGCGATCCGCCGGTCACGCGTGTCCTCGGTCTTGGCGTCGGTGACCTGGCGGGCGTGTTCCTTGCGCTTGCTGTAGGAGAGTGCGTCGAAGGCTGCGCGTGCTGTGGGATCAGCCTCGAGGGCCGCGGTCAGCTCCGGCGGCATGTCGACGGTGCGCTCGGCCGTGTCGAGCTCGATGGTCGCGGTGACGTTCTGCCCGATCTCAACGCCGAGGGCGGCGCGAGCTGCCTTGGACAGGCCGATCATGTTCTGGCCGCCCATCCGGGCGACCCGCAGCCGGTGGCTCGTCCCGTCGATCGTGACGACCACTGGCGGGTTCTTCGTCGACCCGAGCTCGGCCACCTGCTCATCGGTGAGCACGATGGCCGTGGCCGGACCCATCGGATCAAGCGTCGCCTGCACGGTCAGCATTTCTGCACCATCAGCATTTCAGCACCGTCAACATCTCGACACAGTAGCGTCCGATGGCGGTAGCCTCCAGGCATGCGCACTCTTGTGGTCAGCGTCATTGCCGATGAGCGGCCCGGCCTCGTCGCCGAGCTCGCGAGCACCGTCGCCGAGCACGGCGGCAACTGGCTGGAGAGCCAGATGGGACGCCTGGCCGGCAAGTTCGCCGGCGCCGTCCTGATCGAGGTCGAGGCCGACCGGGTCGAGGAGCTCACCACTGCACTGCAGGGCCTGAGCGAGATCGGTGTCGTCGATGTCTCCGAGGCAGGCGACGGGTCCGGGCCGACCGCTGAGCCGGTGGGGCTGCACGTCGTTGGTCAGGACCAGCCCGGCATCGTGCGCGAGGTCACCCGCGCCCTCGCCGACCGCGGCCTGAGCATCCAGGAGTTCCACACCTCGACCAGCGACGCCCCGATGACCGGCGACCGGTTGTTCGAGGCCATCGCCGTCGTGGGACTCACCGACGGCTCGGACCTGACCGACCTGCGCTCCTCGCTGGACGAGGTCTCCAGCGAGCTGAGCCTCGACATCCAGCTCGACGACGGTGACGAGGGCCCCGCCTGGGGCGAGGTGCCCGACCCGACCTGAGGAAAGCGCCAGGCCGAGACCGGTCTCACCGAGATGGTGGGCGCCGCGGCCTCACGGCCCCGGCGAGAGTATGCCGAGGTGCAGCGCGCGCAGGACCGCCCGGGTGCGGTCCCTGACACCGAGCTTGGCCAGCAGGGTGGACAGGTGGTTCTTCACCGTCCCCTCGGCCAGGAACAGCGACTCAGCGATCTCGCGGTTGCTGAAACCGCTGGCCAGCAGGCGCAGGATCTCGGTCTCGCGCGGCGTCAGCGGCTCCGGCGTGGGCAGGTGGGCGAAGTCGTCCGGCACGGGCAGGGAGCCCAGGCCCTGGAGCAGGCGCTCGGTGAGCGCGGGCTGCACCAGGGTGCCACCACCGGCGAGGCTGCGGATCGCGCCGACCAGCTCCTCGAGGGTGACGTCCTTGAGCAGATAACCCTTGGCGCCGGCCCGCAACGCCCGCAGCACCAACTCGTCGTCATCAAAGGTGGTGAGCACGAGGGCAGGAACCTGGCTGCCGCGCTCGCGCAACGCCTCCAGGGTGGCGATGCCGTCGCGCCCCGGCATCCGCAGGTCCAGCAGCAGCACGTCGGGGGAGAGCTCCTCCACGAGCGCCAGCGCCTCGTCACCATCGGCGGCGTGCCCGACCACCTCCACCTCGTCGGTGATCGCCAGCAGGCTGTCCAGGCCCTGGCGGATCAGGGTCTGGTCATCGGTGATGACGACCCGGATCATGCGGACACCACCGCGTCGGCCGACGCGTCGACCCGGATCATGCGGGCACGCTCACGCCAACCGGCCCGTCGACCGGCAGCGCAGCTGGCAGTTCGACCAGCACCTTAAAGCCCGGGGAACCCGCAATGTCGAGACGGCCGCCCTGTGCCTCGACGCGCTCCCGGAGCCCGTTGAGCCCGTGCCCCGCAGTGAGCCGATGTGCGCCCCGCCCGTCGTCCCGCGCTTCGAGGCGCACGATTCCGTCGGCGCTGGCCAGGGAGATCCAGAGGTTCTCCGCCTCCGCGTGCCGGATCGTGTTGGTGGTGACCTCCTGCACGGCGCGCACCAGCGTGGTGGAGTGCCCGTCCCCGACGTCGAGGGCCGGGTCGATGTCCAGGTGGACCCGCGGGTGGGGGACCTCCTGGGCCACCCGGGCCAGCGCGCTGGGCAGATCGAAGCTGCGCTCCCGCTCGGTCCCCACCACCGAGCGCACGTCGCCGAGCAGCTCCTTGGCCAGCGTGCGGGCCCGCACCACGTGCTCGCGGGCCGGCCCGTCCACCTGGTGGGTGGCCACCTCGAGCTCCACGGACAGCACGGTCAGCTGGTGGCCCAGCACGTCGTGCAGCTCACGGGAGATCCGCAGCCGCTCCTGCGCCTGACTGGACTCGGCGAGCAGCGCCGAGGTGCTCTGCAGCTCCACGTGCGCGACGGTGACGTCACGCAACGCCTCGGCCACCCGCTCCTGGCTCCACACCATGACCGCGCTGGCGACCTGCAGCAGCGTGTAGAGCATCGTGGCCAGCGCCAGCTCGGGGATCGGCGCGGAACCCTCGACCAGCGGCCCCACCCCCGAGAGCGCAGCCACGATGACCAGCGCATTCCAGGAGATCACGATCGCGATGAGGCGCAGATCCAGGTGGTGGGCGCAGATCGCGGTGCCGAAGACCAGCAGGATCAGGCTCATCCCGCCGGGGTTGGGGGACAGCAGTGCCACCGCGGAGGCAGCCAGGACCGCCGGAGCCACCAGAGCGAGCCGTCCGATCGCAGTCGCAGGAGTGCGCCGGGCGGCGGCCACCCCCAGCAGCACCAAGAACAGCACAAAGATGGCCAACCAGCCGGCGAAGTAGCCCCCCGACGCGCGGTCCCAGACCATGGCCCCCTCCACCGTCCCGACCAGCACGCACACCACCAGCAGGCTCAGCGCGGCCCAGATCTCCATGCTGCCGCGTCGTTCCATGCCACCACCCTATGGACCGGCTCCCGTAGCGGTGAGTGCCAGAAGTCACGGGTCGGATCGGTGACCTCCGGCAGATGTGCCGGGCCCCTCCCACTTCCTAGCGTGGATCCCACGCTGCCGACACGACGCAGCACCCCACTAGAGCAGCCACTAGAGCAGCCACCAAGGAGAGTCCCGTGCCAGTCATCGAGATCGAGGAACTGCGCAAGACGTATGCCGGCAGGCACGTGGTCGACGGCGTGAACCTGACCGTGGAGCCCGGGGAGATCTTCGGGATCCTCGGGCGCAACGGCGCCGGCAAGACCACGACCGTGGAGTGCGCCATCGGGTTGCGCAAGCCCGACGGCGGGCGGGTGCACACCTTCGGCCTCGACCCGCGGGCCGAGCGCGCCCGGGTGCTGCAATCCGTCGGGGTCCAGTTGCAGTCGGCCTATCTGCACATGAGCCTGACCGTCATCGAGCAGGTCCGGCTCTATCGCTCGTTCTATCGCGACGGCCTCGATCCGGACGAGCTCCTGGAGCGCCTGGACCTGCAGCGGTTGCGCACGGCCCGCACGGACCAGCTCTCCGGCGGTGAGCTGCAGCGGTTGAGCATCGCCACCGCGCTGGTCGGCAAACCGCGGCTGGCCGTGCTCGACGAGCTCACCTCCGGGCTGGACTCCGCGGCACGGCGCCAGATGTGGCAGCTGATCGAGGACATGCGGGACGACGGCATCACGATCGTGCTGGTCAGCCACTTCATGGAGGAGGTCGAGCGCCTCGCCGACCGGGTGGCGGTCCTGGACGCCGGGCGGGTCGTGGCGCTGGACACCCCCGCAGGCCTGGTCCGGGCGGCCGGAGGAGACGACGCGGTGCGCTTCCGCGTCCACGGGCCGCTAGAGGCGAGCCTGCTGACCGCCCTGCCGGGCGTCGATGACGTGTCCATCGAGGGCACCTGGGTGCGGGTCTCTGGCCGGGGGGACCTGGTGGGGCAGGTCACGAGCGCTCTGATGAGCCACGGCATACCGGCCACTGACTTCACCACCCGCACGGCGTCGTTGGACGACGCCTTCCTGCAGCTCACCGGCCACGCGCTCGGTGAGCCCGAGCCCCAGCCCGGGCTGGCCTGAGAGGACGATCATGACTGACACGACGACGCTGCCCGAGGCGCGCAGCCTGCCCGCAGCCGGCCGGGCGCAGCTGCTCCTGGCCGAGGCCCGGATGACGATCCGCGACACCTCCGGGCTGATCCTGCCGATCGGCATGCCGCTGCTGATCATGGTGATGAACGGTTTGGGGGGCAGCTCCGACCAGGTCCTGCCCAGCGGGTCCACTGTGATGAACGAGATCCTGATGCCGCTGACCGTCACGATGGTGGTGGCACTGGTGGGCGTGGTGAACATGCCCTCGTTCCTGGCGTCCTATCGCAAGTACGGCGTGCTCAAGCGGCTCGCCGTCACGCCGGCCCGACCGATCACGATCCTGGCGGCCCAGGGGATCGTCAGCCTCGCCCAGGTGCTCATCGGAGTCGCCGTGATGATGGGGGTCGGCATGGCCGCCCTCGGCGTCACCCTGCCCGTCAGCCTGGGGTGGGCCCTGGTCGCCGGGGGTCTGCTGGTTGCCGCGATGTATGCCGTGGGTCTGCTGATCGCGGCCACCGCACCGACGGTGAATGCCGGCCTGGCACTGGGCCTGGGTGCGTTCTTCCTGATGCTCGCCCTCGGCGGCGGCTTCGGCCCCGTCGAGAACTTGCCGGACGTGCTGCGGCAGGCGGGGGAGCTGTTGCCCTATGGCGCTGGCAACGCTGCCCTGTCCGCGGCGTGGATCGGTGAGGCTCCGGCGCTGCAGGACCTGGGTGTCCTCGGTGCCTGGACCGTGGTGGCTGGCGGGCTTGCGGGCCGGCTCTTCCGCTGGACGTGAGCCGCCCAGATCGTCACCTGGTCATCCGGCGTGCCGGTCAGCCGGTCGGAGCGAAGGGCTCGCTCTCCTCGAATGGTCACTGTTCAATGTATAGTCACTGCATGCTGACCATTGCTTCTCGGGTGGACGTGATGAACCGGTTGGGTCGGGCGATGGCCGATGCCACGCGGTCGCGGATCTTGCTGTCGTTGTTGGCTGAGCCGGGGTATCCGGCTCAGCTCGCACGGGACCTGGACCTGTCGCGCACGAACGTGTCGAACCATCTGGCGTGCCTGCGTGGATGCGGGATCGTCGTCGCTGAGCCCGAGGGCAGGAAGACCCGCTACGAGATCTCCGACCCCCACCTCGCCGCCGCTCTGACGGCGCTGGTGGAGGTGACGCTGGCGGTCGATGAGGATGAGCCGTGCATCGACCCGGAGTGCTCAGTTCCGGGTTGCTGTGGTCCCGACGCCGTGGCTTCTGCTGCCGTTGAGGCCGGGGCGGAGGGGGCGCGGTGAGCCGGGAGTGCTGCGGCCCCGAGGTGCCGGTCATCCCCGAGCCGGTGGATGCCTGCTGCGGCCCGTCCGAGCCGACTGGACGCGAGGAGCATGAGGAGGTGCCGCCCTGGTGGCGCGACCGCGCCCTGGCGCTGCCGGTGGTCTCCGGTCTGTTGTGGGTGACCGGCCTCATCCTGGGGTGGGCGGGCCAGCAGGCCCCCGCCCTCATCGTGTTCGCCGTGGGGCTGGCGGCGGGTGCGTGGACGTTCGTGCCCGGCACGATCAAGCGCCTGGTCACCGCCAAGGGGCGGGGGCGGTTGGGTGTTGGCCTGTTGATGACGATCGCCGCGATTGGTGCGGTGCTGCTGGGGCACATCGGCGAGGCTGCGGCGCTGGCGTTCCTGTTCTCCATTGCTGAGACCCTCGAAGACCGTGCGATGGACCGCGCCCAGCAGGGCCTGCGCGCTCTGCTCTCGCTCATCCCCGAGACAGCGCGGGTTGCCCGGCGGGGCGGCGAACAGATGATCCCGGCCGCCGATGTCCGCGTGCTCGATGTTCTCATCGTGGGAGCTGGTGAGCGGGTTGCCACCGACGGCGTGGTGACCTCGGGCCGCTCGTGGGTGGACACTTCGGCGATCACCGGCGAGTCGATCCCCGTCGACGTCGGCCCCGGCGACGAGATGCTGGCCGGCTCGGTCAACGGGTCGGGCACGCTGAACATTGAGGCCACCGCCGATGGGCGCGACAACTCGCTCACGAAGATCGTCCACCTGGTTGAGCAGGCGCACGCCACCAAGGGTGAACGCGCCCGCATGGCCGACCGCATCGCCCGCCCCCTGGTGCCGCTGGTGCTCATCGCTGCCGCGCTGATCGTCGCCTTCGGGTTCCTGGTCGGCGACCCGTCCACCTGGACGGAGCGTGCCCTCGTGGTGCTCGTGGCCGCCTCGCCGTGTGCCCTGGCGATCGCAGTGCCGGTCACCGTGATCTCCGCGATCGGCTCCGCCAGCAAGTTCGGTGTGGTCATCAAGTCCGGTGCCGCGTTTGAACAGCTCGGCACCATCGGCCGGGTTGCGTTCGACAAGACCGGCACCCTCACCCGCAACGAGCCGCGCGTCGTCACGACTCACACCAGCGGAGAGCACACCGAGACCGATGTTCTCGGATTGGCTGCTGCCTTGGAGGCGACCAGCAGCCACCCGCTGGCCGAGGCCATCACTGCCGCGGCGCCGAATAGGCCAGAAGCGACTGACGTGCGCGAACTCCCAGGCCACGGCCTGAGCGGCGTCGTCGATGGCCGCCGGGTGCGAGTCGGCAGCCCCCGCTGGATCGACCCCCAAAGCCTCACCGGGTCGGCCACCGAGCTGTCCGGTCAGGGCATGAGCCTGATCGTCGTCGAGGTCGAAGACCAGGTCATCGGGGTGATCGGCATTCGTGATGAGCTGCGTCCCGAGGCCGCCGAGGCGATTCTCGCCCTGCGCGAGCTGGGACTGTCGACGGTGATGCTGACCGGTGACAACACCCGCACCGCCCACGCGATCGCCGCCCGGGCTGGCATCGATGAGGTGCACGCCGAGCAACTCCCCGAGGACAAGGCCGAGCACATCCGACACTCCACACAGCAGGTGCCGACCGCGATGATCGGTGACGGCATCAATGACGCCCCGGCTCTGGCCTCGGCCACCGTGGGGATCGCGATGGGCGTGACGGGGTCTGCAGCGGCGGTGGAGTCCGCCGACGTCGCCTTCACCGGCAGCGACCTGCGGCTGATCCCAGACGCCTTGGCCCATGCCAAGAGGGGGCGGGCGATCATGACCAGCAATATTGCCCTGGCGCTGGCGATCATCGTGGTGCTGTTCCCGCTGGCGCTTTTCGGGGTGCTCGGCCTCGCCGCGGTCGTGCTGGTGCACGAGGTCGCCGAGGTGATCGTGATCCTCAACGGCGTCCGCGCGTCCCGTTCCAAGCGCCGTGCCCACCCAGTTCATCCGATGGATGCCAGGACGTCGTCCTCGACCGATTCCGTGAACGTCAGCGCCTGATTCGCCGTCGTTGGCGGGCGAGCGCGGTGATGACGTGGGCGGCGTCGCGGTGGACTCCGCGGAGCGTGTTTGATGAGAAGGACCGCTGGAACTCAACCCCGAGGTATCCAAGGCCGGGCTGCACGGTCGAGACGCCCTGCTGGTGCCGGGGCATCCCTGCCTCGTCCAACGCTCTGAGGGAGGTCAGGTAGGGCAGGTGGGGTCGGTAGCCGGTCGCGAAGATGACAGCGTCCACGTCTTCTCGGGTGTCGTCTGGCCAGACCACGCCGTGCGGGGTGAACCTGGCGAACGGGCCTCGCTGTTCCAGCCTCCCGGACTGCAGGGCTGTGCGGTAGGCGCCGGTGTCGATGACTGGTGTGCCTTTGACGATCCGACTCAGCACCCTGGGCGCCAGGAAGTCGGCGCCGGTGCGGGCTAGCCACCAGTGCAGATCACGGCCCGCGATCTTTTGCGGTGCGAACCGGACCCGGTCCCGCACCACCAGTGCCACGCGGGCGGTGTGGCTGAGTTCGTGTGCGACCTGGACCGCGGAGTTGCCAGCCCCGACCACCAGCACCCGTTGCCCGGCGAACGCTTCCGGTGACCGGTAGTCGGCCACGTGCAGCACCTCGCCCGCGAACTCGTCACGGCCAGGCACCTGTGGAGCGTGCGGGTTGGTGAAGGAACCGGTTGCGGCGATGAGCACGTCGCCGGTGACGCGGGCTCCGTCGGCCAGCATCGCGGTGAACCCCTCGCTGGGGTCTGCGGTGACCTGCGTGACGCGGGCGTTCGTGCGGATGTCGACATCGAGCCACATTGCGTAGTCACTCAGGTAGTTCACGACGTCGTCGCGGTGGGGGTAGCCCTCCGCCGGGCCGGGGAAGGGG contains the following coding sequences:
- the cmtR gene encoding Cd(II)/Pb(II)-sensing metalloregulatory transcriptional regulator CmtR, which gives rise to MLTIASRVDVMNRLGRAMADATRSRILLSLLAEPGYPAQLARDLDLSRTNVSNHLACLRGCGIVVAEPEGRKTRYEISDPHLAAALTALVEVTLAVDEDEPCIDPECSVPGCCGPDAVASAAVEAGAEGAR
- a CDS encoding flavin-containing monooxygenase — encoded protein: MTLGRLLIVGGGQSGLAAARAGRDRGWEPVVLEAGPHPVGSWPAYYDSLHLFSPRRFSNFPDYPFPGPAEGYPHRDDVVNYLSDYAMWLDVDIRTNARVTQVTADPSEGFTAMLADGARVTGDVLIAATGSFTNPHAPQVPGRDEFAGEVLHVADYRSPEAFAGQRVLVVGAGNSAVQVAHELSHTARVALVVRDRVRFAPQKIAGRDLHWWLARTGADFLAPRVLSRIVKGTPVIDTGAYRTALQSGRLEQRGPFARFTPHGVVWPDDTREDVDAVIFATGYRPHLPYLTSLRALDEAGMPRHQQGVSTVQPGLGYLGVEFQRSFSSNTLRGVHRDAAHVITALARQRRRIRR
- a CDS encoding heavy metal translocating P-type ATPase, with the protein product MSRECCGPEVPVIPEPVDACCGPSEPTGREEHEEVPPWWRDRALALPVVSGLLWVTGLILGWAGQQAPALIVFAVGLAAGAWTFVPGTIKRLVTAKGRGRLGVGLLMTIAAIGAVLLGHIGEAAALAFLFSIAETLEDRAMDRAQQGLRALLSLIPETARVARRGGEQMIPAADVRVLDVLIVGAGERVATDGVVTSGRSWVDTSAITGESIPVDVGPGDEMLAGSVNGSGTLNIEATADGRDNSLTKIVHLVEQAHATKGERARMADRIARPLVPLVLIAAALIVAFGFLVGDPSTWTERALVVLVAASPCALAIAVPVTVISAIGSASKFGVVIKSGAAFEQLGTIGRVAFDKTGTLTRNEPRVVTTHTSGEHTETDVLGLAAALEATSSHPLAEAITAAAPNRPEATDVRELPGHGLSGVVDGRRVRVGSPRWIDPQSLTGSATELSGQGMSLIVVEVEDQVIGVIGIRDELRPEAAEAILALRELGLSTVMLTGDNTRTAHAIAARAGIDEVHAEQLPEDKAEHIRHSTQQVPTAMIGDGINDAPALASATVGIAMGVTGSAAAVESADVAFTGSDLRLIPDALAHAKRGRAIMTSNIALALAIIVVLFPLALFGVLGLAAVVLVHEVAEVIVILNGVRASRSKRRAHPVHPMDARTSSSTDSVNVSA